In Dolichospermum flos-aquae CCAP 1403/13F, the following proteins share a genomic window:
- a CDS encoding baeRF7 domain-containing protein, with translation MTIFSLDELKNLVQNPEYPCVSLYLPMEKLGGDTRQNPIRFKNLIREAENRLDETGLRHAETVNLLKPAMELDNTDFWEIQNQGLVIFISPNLFRYYCLPISFPQLVVVGKNFHIKPLLNLINNDGKFYILALSQKNVKLYSGTRYQINEVEVENMPHSLDETLLEDEFQKGVQHRIGIARGATSAAQHPGSVHGQGNPDREKHEEDILQFCYVVDSALHKKLRGEKAPLILAGVEYLLPIYRQANTYPYLAETGITGNAEILKMQELNHAAWEIVNPLFQKEYEEIMAVYVQLSGEESNKIANDIKAIIPAAYYQRVDTLFVPLKQHIWGKFDLPTATVELHPEPAPDDEDMLDFAVIHTILNGGKVYTLEPEAMPSGVKVAAICRY, from the coding sequence ATGACTATATTTTCTCTTGATGAACTTAAAAATTTAGTCCAAAATCCTGAGTATCCATGCGTTTCTCTGTATCTACCTATGGAAAAACTAGGAGGAGATACGCGACAAAATCCGATTCGGTTTAAAAATTTAATTCGAGAAGCTGAAAACCGCTTAGATGAAACAGGATTACGTCATGCTGAGACTGTAAATTTGCTCAAACCAGCGATGGAATTAGACAACACTGATTTTTGGGAAATTCAAAATCAGGGATTAGTAATTTTTATTTCCCCCAATCTATTTCGTTACTATTGTTTACCAATTTCTTTTCCCCAATTAGTGGTTGTTGGTAAGAATTTTCATATCAAACCCTTATTAAATCTGATTAATAATGATGGAAAATTCTACATTTTGGCTTTAAGTCAAAAGAATGTCAAACTTTACTCAGGCACGCGCTACCAAATTAATGAAGTAGAAGTAGAAAATATGCCTCATAGTTTGGATGAAACTCTCTTAGAAGATGAATTCCAAAAAGGCGTACAGCATAGAATTGGTATCGCTAGAGGTGCAACTTCTGCGGCTCAACACCCTGGTTCTGTCCATGGACAAGGTAATCCAGATCGGGAGAAACATGAAGAAGATATTTTGCAATTTTGTTATGTTGTTGATAGTGCATTACATAAAAAATTGCGAGGTGAAAAAGCACCTTTAATATTAGCAGGAGTAGAATATTTATTACCAATTTACCGACAAGCTAATACTTATCCATATTTAGCAGAAACAGGGATTACTGGCAATGCAGAAATCCTCAAAATGCAAGAATTAAATCATGCAGCTTGGGAAATTGTTAACCCTTTATTTCAAAAGGAATATGAAGAGATAATGGCTGTTTATGTGCAACTATCTGGGGAAGAAAGTAACAAAATTGCCAATGATATCAAAGCAATTATTCCGGCTGCATATTATCAAAGAGTTGATACTTTGTTTGTGCCTCTAAAACAACATATATGGGGTAAATTTGATTTACCAACTGCTACAGTTGAATTACATCCAGAACCAGCACCAGATGATGAAGATATGTTAGATTTTGCGGTAATTCACACCATCTTAAATGGTGGTAA
- a CDS encoding shikimate kinase, with the protein MIDILKGVNLYLIGMMGVGKTTVGKLLAAEIGYRFVDTDEVIIKAAGKSINEIFAENGEAEFRQLESDVLAQVCAYTKLIISTGGGVPMQQQNWSYLHHGLIIWLDAPIGIILQRLAEDNTRPLLQDADIESKLTSLWEQRQPMYSQADLHITMSATETPEEIVTRILATIPSILKPQ; encoded by the coding sequence ATGATTGATATATTAAAAGGAGTCAACCTCTATTTAATTGGCATGATGGGAGTTGGGAAAACAACGGTAGGAAAGTTATTAGCCGCAGAAATTGGTTATAGATTTGTAGATACAGATGAAGTCATAATCAAAGCCGCAGGTAAATCTATTAATGAAATATTTGCCGAAAATGGTGAAGCGGAGTTTCGGCAATTAGAGAGTGATGTTTTAGCTCAAGTTTGTGCTTATACTAAGTTGATTATATCTACGGGTGGGGGTGTTCCCATGCAGCAACAGAATTGGAGTTATCTCCATCATGGGTTGATAATTTGGTTAGATGCACCAATAGGAATAATCTTACAGCGGTTAGCGGAAGACAATACCAGACCACTTTTACAAGATGCCGATATCGAAAGTAAATTGACATCGCTTTGGGAACAACGTCAACCAATGTACTCCCAAGCTGACTTACATATTACTATGAGCGCGACCGAAACACCAGAAGAAATTGTCACACGCATCCTCGCTACAATTCCCAGTATTCTCAAACCGCAATAA
- a CDS encoding LapA family protein, whose amino-acid sequence MAVIRLIILVTAMLGLIIILVQNLSPSLPLMFLGMRTQALPLALWILLSITAGIFTSLIITRSLKFATDLNLQAPQPLPKSIPTPPRVRQNTPPTVNQVDDEFDDWDTNRNQDDWDDREDSEPVTETSPSQQSSNSRNSSVYSYSSQSPKNTAVGKTESVYDADYRVIIPPYQESGKTQVTDDDDWDFFEDDDFEDDNENKPQKR is encoded by the coding sequence ATGGCTGTAATTCGCTTAATTATCTTGGTGACGGCAATGCTGGGACTAATAATAATATTAGTTCAAAATTTGTCGCCCTCACTTCCATTAATGTTTTTGGGGATGCGAACTCAAGCATTACCATTAGCATTGTGGATTTTATTAAGTATCACTGCTGGTATTTTCACATCTTTAATAATTACTAGATCGTTAAAATTTGCGACTGATTTAAATTTACAAGCACCACAACCTCTACCCAAATCAATTCCCACTCCACCCCGTGTTAGACAAAATACTCCACCAACCGTTAATCAAGTTGATGATGAATTTGACGATTGGGACACAAATCGCAATCAAGATGATTGGGATGATAGAGAAGATTCAGAACCAGTAACAGAAACTTCCCCAAGTCAACAAAGTTCTAATTCCCGCAATAGTTCCGTTTATTCCTATAGTTCCCAATCACCGAAAAACACTGCTGTGGGTAAAACTGAATCTGTTTATGATGCTGATTATCGGGTAATTATTCCTCCTTACCAAGAATCAGGCAAAACTCAAGTTACAGATGATGATGACTGGGATTTTTTTGAAGATGATGATTTTGAGGATGACAACGAAAATAAACCACAAAAACGCTAA
- a CDS encoding flavin prenyltransferase UbiX, with product MTNNTKPLILGVTGASGLIYAVRALKFLLAAEYQIELVASKSTYTVWQAEQEIRMPGEPEKQEQFWREQAGVPEQGKLRCHPWSDVGAGIASGSFRTLGMIIIPCSMSTVAKLAGGLSSDLLERAADVQIKEGRKLVIVPRETPFSLIHLRNLTTLAETGVRIVPAIPAWYHNPQTIEDLVDFVVARALDQLDIDCIPIQRWQGHL from the coding sequence ATGACTAATAACACAAAACCTTTAATCTTGGGCGTAACAGGTGCATCTGGTCTAATTTACGCCGTTCGCGCTCTTAAATTCCTCTTAGCCGCAGAATATCAAATTGAACTGGTGGCATCTAAATCTACTTACACAGTTTGGCAGGCAGAACAGGAAATCCGAATGCCAGGAGAACCAGAAAAACAAGAGCAATTTTGGCGAGAACAAGCCGGAGTTCCCGAACAAGGTAAACTCCGCTGTCATCCTTGGAGTGATGTTGGTGCGGGTATTGCCAGTGGTTCTTTCCGCACGTTGGGGATGATCATTATCCCTTGTAGTATGAGTACAGTCGCAAAACTTGCTGGGGGGCTAAGTTCCGACTTACTAGAACGAGCCGCAGATGTCCAAATTAAAGAAGGACGTAAACTGGTAATTGTCCCCAGAGAAACCCCTTTTAGTTTAATTCACCTGCGGAACTTAACTACCTTAGCGGAAACTGGAGTGAGAATAGTCCCCGCTATTCCTGCTTGGTATCACAACCCACAAACCATTGAGGATTTAGTTGATTTTGTTGTAGCTCGCGCTCTGGATCAATTAGATATTGACTGTATACCAATTCAGCGATGGCAAGGTCATTTATAG
- a CDS encoding ribonuclease R family protein, giving the protein MEFSIATLLANFTDDKLVARKVLEKKLGCEDEESLEKLQITLDVLEKIGLLVKERGKYRRVTEEGLIEAKLRCSSKGFCFAIQDSEGSEDIYIRESHLSNAWNGDRVLVRVLKEGSRRRSPEGEVKLIMERSNHTLLARIKQVEEGFRAVPLDDRLLFELKLQLNSMKLEEAIDHLAHVEILRYPLAQYPPLGRVVQILGSDAEAAADIDLVTCKHDLSRTFPDSILDAAAKLPKRLLKADLKNRLDLREVFTFTIKSVNSDESVVENAFSVEKTTDDNWRLLFHITDVSHYIQPDEALDREALKRGKSVYLGELLLPMLPAVVIQRCSLVPGSDRLALSFIITINPQSGEVEEWEIQPSVINVDVAVSQVETAAILAGESSKVAVEVQEKLPDLQTLATAIKQVRLQRGSLRLNLPPSHNPYYDEGAMGSVVVNDLPGRSLITELVILVNQLMADHLSALGVPSLWRVQGTPDPEDVQEMLKLAVNLGVELGLDPELEIQPLDYQHLTGAFADSPSEQVLTYLLQDTLKPSLYSITKSSHFGLALSQYVHITAPLRRYPDILLQRVYHNLLEHGRDRRNTRVKDRINLRHSNCHEEINWNVLPPELQQELQSDLTRVIVQINDREKEVQEAEADLAGLQKASLMKQRIGEVFPGVITGVQSYGFFVEIEVPVESPTEGNLANTLRIEGLVHVSSLKDDWYEYRARQQALFGRKNRASYRLGDSCMVQVKSVDYYRQQIDLVTVGADGLPKAMSENTGNEETGDIYPQNQSDSLRGKAISFDREPYDQE; this is encoded by the coding sequence ATGGAATTTTCAATCGCTACACTTCTTGCCAATTTTACAGATGATAAATTAGTGGCTCGTAAAGTCCTAGAAAAAAAACTGGGTTGTGAGGATGAAGAAAGTCTAGAAAAACTCCAAATTACTTTGGATGTGTTGGAAAAAATCGGGCTTTTGGTGAAGGAACGGGGGAAATATCGCCGCGTTACCGAAGAAGGCTTGATTGAGGCTAAACTCCGTTGTTCTAGTAAGGGCTTTTGCTTTGCGATTCAAGATAGCGAAGGCTCAGAGGATATTTACATCCGTGAAAGTCATTTGAGCAATGCCTGGAATGGCGATCGCGTTTTGGTAAGAGTCCTCAAGGAAGGCAGTCGCAGGCGATCGCCGGAAGGTGAGGTGAAGTTGATTATGGAGCGGTCTAATCACACCTTACTCGCCAGAATTAAGCAGGTGGAGGAAGGGTTTCGGGCTGTCCCTTTGGATGACAGATTGCTGTTTGAACTGAAACTACAACTCAACAGCATGAAGTTGGAAGAAGCAATTGATCACTTAGCTCATGTAGAAATTCTTCGCTATCCCCTCGCACAATATCCCCCATTGGGTCGAGTAGTGCAAATTTTGGGTAGTGATGCTGAAGCCGCAGCGGATATAGATTTGGTAACTTGTAAACATGATTTATCCCGAACTTTTCCTGATTCTATCCTCGATGCAGCGGCAAAGTTACCCAAGAGACTCCTGAAAGCAGACCTGAAAAATCGTCTCGATTTACGTGAGGTTTTTACCTTCACCATTAAGAGTGTCAACAGTGATGAATCTGTAGTTGAAAATGCCTTCAGTGTAGAAAAAACTACTGATGATAATTGGCGATTATTATTTCACATTACAGATGTTTCCCACTATATCCAACCCGATGAGGCTCTAGACAGGGAAGCTCTCAAGCGGGGTAAGTCAGTGTATTTGGGAGAATTACTACTGCCAATGTTGCCAGCAGTGGTGATACAACGGTGTTCTTTAGTCCCTGGTAGCGATCGCTTGGCTCTCTCTTTTATCATCACCATTAACCCCCAATCAGGAGAAGTGGAGGAATGGGAAATTCAACCTAGTGTCATTAATGTAGATGTAGCTGTTAGTCAAGTAGAGACAGCAGCTATTCTTGCCGGTGAAAGCAGCAAAGTGGCAGTCGAAGTCCAAGAGAAATTACCAGATTTACAGACTTTGGCTACTGCTATTAAGCAGGTACGTCTACAGCGGGGCAGCTTACGGTTAAATCTCCCACCCAGCCACAACCCTTACTATGACGAAGGAGCAATGGGATCGGTGGTGGTTAATGACTTACCTGGGCGATCGCTCATTACCGAATTGGTAATATTAGTTAATCAACTCATGGCTGATCATCTCAGCGCCTTGGGAGTTCCCAGTTTATGGCGAGTTCAAGGCACACCTGATCCCGAAGATGTTCAGGAAATGCTCAAACTAGCCGTTAATTTAGGTGTGGAATTAGGACTTGATCCAGAATTAGAAATCCAACCTCTAGATTATCAACACTTGACGGGAGCTTTTGCCGATTCCCCATCAGAACAAGTTCTCACCTATTTATTACAAGACACTCTCAAGCCTTCTTTATATAGCATTACCAAAAGTTCTCACTTTGGACTAGCTTTATCCCAATATGTCCACATAACTGCCCCCTTACGTCGTTATCCAGATATCCTCTTGCAACGGGTGTATCATAACTTACTAGAGCATGGGCGCGATCGCCGGAATACCCGCGTCAAAGATCGGATAAACCTGCGCCATTCCAATTGTCACGAAGAAATCAATTGGAACGTTCTCCCCCCAGAACTCCAACAAGAACTGCAAAGCGACTTAACCAGAGTCATTGTCCAAATTAATGACCGAGAAAAAGAAGTCCAAGAAGCTGAAGCTGATTTAGCCGGACTCCAAAAAGCCTCCTTAATGAAACAACGCATTGGCGAAGTATTTCCAGGAGTAATTACTGGTGTTCAATCCTACGGCTTCTTTGTGGAAATTGAAGTCCCAGTAGAATCGCCCACAGAAGGTAATCTCGCTAATACCTTACGAATAGAAGGACTGGTTCACGTCAGTTCCCTCAAAGACGATTGGTATGAATATCGTGCCAGACAACAAGCGTTATTTGGGCGAAAAAATCGGGCTTCCTACCGATTGGGCGATAGCTGTATGGTACAAGTCAAAAGTGTTGATTACTACCGTCAACAAATTGATTTAGTGACAGTTGGTGCTGATGGTTTACCTAAGGCCATGAGCGAGAATACTGGCAATGAGGAAACAGGAGACATTTATCCACAAAATCAAAGCGATAGCTTGCGTGGCAAAGCCATATCTTTTGACAGAGAACCTTATGATCAAGAATAG
- the clpP gene encoding ATP-dependent Clp endopeptidase proteolytic subunit ClpP: MIPIVIEQSGRGERAFDIYSRLLRERIIFLGEQVDSNLANLIVAQLLFLDSEDAEKDIYMYINSPGGSVTAGMGIFDTMKHIRPDVCTICTGLAASMGAFLLSAGTKGKRMSLPHSRIMIHQPLGGAQGQATDIAIQAREILYHKQRLNEFLADHTGQPFERISEDTERDFFMSPAEAKEYGLIDQVIDRHAAGSRPVPIV, from the coding sequence ATGATTCCTATCGTTATTGAACAATCCGGCCGAGGCGAACGCGCCTTTGATATCTATTCACGGCTGTTGCGTGAGCGGATTATTTTTTTGGGAGAACAGGTTGATAGCAATCTGGCTAACTTGATTGTTGCCCAACTGCTGTTTTTAGATTCTGAGGACGCGGAGAAGGACATATATATGTACATTAATTCTCCTGGTGGTTCTGTAACAGCGGGAATGGGTATTTTTGACACCATGAAGCATATTCGCCCTGATGTCTGTACAATTTGTACTGGATTGGCGGCCAGTATGGGAGCTTTTCTCCTCAGCGCGGGTACAAAGGGTAAAAGGATGAGTTTACCCCATTCACGGATTATGATTCATCAACCCCTCGGTGGCGCTCAAGGACAAGCAACTGATATTGCAATTCAAGCCCGCGAAATTTTGTATCACAAGCAGCGGCTAAACGAATTTCTCGCTGATCATACTGGTCAACCATTTGAGCGGATTTCTGAAGATACCGAACGTGATTTCTTTATGTCTCCCGCCGAAGCCAAGGAATATGGCTTGATTGACCAAGTAATTGACCGTCATGCCGCCGGTAGTCGTCCTGTACCTATAGTTTAG
- a CDS encoding FTR1 family iron permease codes for MNFSTALPTFVITLREGVEAALVVGIVLALLKKAQQSRLNPWVYAGVIVGIIVSGLIGILFTGIIKFLGSINPQYTSVVEPTLEGVFSVLAIVMLSWMLIWMTKQARFMKAQVEGAVTDAIGKNSNAAWGVFSLILVAIVREGFETVLFVAANFQQGLLPTLGALGGLATASVIGVLLFKWGVKINIRQFFQVMGVLLILIVSGLVVSGLQHFDEATANLALSSRSSENLCFYYEHFTRIHSCILGPMVWNAEKILSDEQFPGIILKSLFGYRDKIYIVQAVGYLIFLISIGGLYFRSITGGDNQNSKNKVMTTTPGRN; via the coding sequence ATGAATTTTAGTACCGCTCTACCCACTTTTGTAATTACCCTGCGAGAAGGTGTCGAAGCCGCTTTAGTTGTGGGTATTGTTCTCGCATTATTAAAAAAAGCCCAACAATCTCGACTCAACCCTTGGGTTTATGCTGGCGTAATTGTTGGTATTATTGTCAGTGGCTTAATCGGTATTTTATTTACGGGGATCATTAAATTCTTAGGATCTATTAATCCTCAATATACCTCTGTTGTTGAGCCAACATTGGAAGGTGTATTTAGTGTTTTAGCAATAGTCATGCTGAGTTGGATGTTAATCTGGATGACAAAACAAGCCAGATTTATGAAAGCACAAGTTGAGGGAGCAGTTACCGACGCAATAGGCAAAAATTCCAATGCAGCTTGGGGAGTTTTTAGTTTAATTCTAGTCGCCATTGTCCGCGAAGGATTTGAAACTGTTCTCTTCGTTGCAGCTAATTTTCAACAAGGTTTATTACCGACTTTAGGCGCACTTGGTGGTTTAGCCACAGCGTCAGTAATTGGCGTTTTATTATTTAAATGGGGTGTGAAAATTAATATTCGCCAATTCTTTCAAGTTATGGGCGTTTTATTAATATTAATTGTTTCTGGTTTAGTAGTTTCCGGTTTACAACATTTTGATGAAGCCACAGCTAATCTAGCTTTGAGTAGTCGTTCTTCAGAAAATCTTTGTTTCTATTATGAACACTTTACCAGAATTCACTCTTGTATCTTAGGTCCAATGGTTTGGAATGCTGAAAAAATCTTATCTGACGAACAGTTCCCAGGTATCATTCTCAAGTCCTTATTTGGTTATAGAGACAAAATCTATATTGTTCAAGCCGTGGGATATTTAATATTTCTCATCAGTATTGGTGGGCTATATTTCCGCAGTATCACAGGTGGAGATAATCAGAATAGCAAAAATAAAGTCATGACTACTACCCCAGGGCGGAATTAA
- a CDS encoding ferritin-like domain-containing protein, translated as MQELDHQKTIDILNSIMEFELAGVVRYTHYSLMVTGPNRIPIVAFFKAQATESLLHAQQVGEILTGLEGHPTLRIAPMEETFKHNVKDILQESLSHEKKALDMYKSLLAVVNNASIYLEEFSRGMIGQEEMHNLELKKMLRDFS; from the coding sequence ATGCAAGAACTCGACCACCAAAAAACAATTGATATTCTCAACTCCATTATGGAATTTGAACTAGCAGGGGTAGTTCGCTACACCCATTATTCCTTAATGGTAACAGGTCCAAATCGTATACCTATTGTGGCATTCTTCAAAGCGCAAGCCACAGAATCCTTACTTCATGCTCAACAAGTGGGAGAAATTCTCACAGGCTTAGAAGGACATCCTACTTTGAGAATCGCCCCAATGGAAGAAACTTTCAAACATAACGTTAAGGATATTTTGCAAGAAAGTTTATCCCATGAAAAGAAAGCTTTAGATATGTACAAAAGTCTTCTAGCAGTTGTCAACAATGCCAGTATTTATTTAGAAGAATTCAGCCGTGGTATGATCGGACAAGAAGAGATGCACAATCTCGAACTCAAGAAAATGTTACGCGATTTCAGCTAA
- a CDS encoding ComEA family DNA-binding protein — protein MIKFRYLFLSIAACAMISLSSCTSDTPKADIQSTPNTAQVTETSTHSGHSGKAKININNAILSQLDKLEATLGIPALSNKIQANRPYANPTDLVSKKVITQPQFDQIKDMVTVEEVVLTGEAKDIDYMTKLGLMKGHLLVAKELLDQNQPKQAQPHIGHPVEEIYIDIEEQLDERKVKEFKSNLVSLTDLVKSNPKDAKIKTNFTTSVQAVDSAIAILPAEQRSKPEFVLQVITSLLDAANSEYGAAIANGKITAPIEYQDSRGFVVYSQELYKSISSQMTQEHPQAHKAIDTAFGELVKVWPTAIPPAQAVSTPEDVTKLVKTIEENTQKVREKTSTKAQS, from the coding sequence ATGATCAAATTCCGTTATTTATTCTTATCTATCGCTGCTTGTGCCATGATTTCTCTAAGTTCTTGTACCAGCGACACACCAAAAGCAGATATTCAATCAACACCAAATACAGCCCAAGTAACAGAAACTAGCACCCATAGCGGTCATAGTGGTAAAGCTAAAATTAATATCAATAATGCAATTTTATCCCAATTAGATAAATTAGAAGCTACATTAGGAATTCCGGCTTTATCCAACAAAATCCAAGCTAATCGTCCCTACGCTAATCCAACGGATTTAGTCAGTAAAAAAGTGATTACTCAACCACAGTTTGACCAAATTAAAGACATGGTGACAGTTGAGGAAGTGGTACTTACAGGTGAAGCTAAAGATATTGACTACATGACCAAATTGGGGTTAATGAAAGGACATCTTTTAGTAGCCAAAGAACTACTAGATCAAAATCAACCCAAACAAGCTCAACCCCATATTGGACATCCAGTTGAGGAGATTTATATTGATATTGAAGAACAATTAGATGAACGTAAAGTTAAAGAATTTAAAAGCAACTTAGTCAGTTTAACTGATTTAGTGAAATCTAATCCCAAGGATGCCAAAATAAAAACTAACTTTACCACTTCTGTGCAAGCCGTTGATAGTGCGATCGCAATTTTACCAGCCGAACAACGCAGTAAACCCGAATTTGTTCTGCAAGTAATCACCAGTTTACTAGACGCAGCCAACTCAGAATATGGTGCAGCAATTGCGAATGGCAAAATTACTGCCCCCATTGAATATCAAGATTCTCGTGGTTTTGTCGTCTATTCTCAGGAGCTATATAAAAGTATTTCTAGCCAAATGACCCAAGAACATCCTCAAGCACACAAAGCCATAGATACAGCTTTTGGAGAACTAGTGAAAGTTTGGCCTACTGCTATCCCCCCAGCGCAAGCAGTTAGCACTCCAGAAGATGTTACCAAGCTAGTGAAAACCATCGAGGAAAATACCCAAAAAGTGCGAGAAAAAACCAGCACTAAAGCACAAAGTTAG
- a CDS encoding multicopper oxidase domain-containing protein: protein MSDNFTFSKDKIWSRRQLLQLGLSGAGVIGAGAIWQILNVKNHASVRIPPMEMAASNGATNPMQVLREFDYGTVKQENGRTVREFQLTAGTSTIQLNSAVSYNIWDLNGRIPGPTLRAKEGERIRILFLNNAGHSHSLHFHGVHPAEMDGIKPVGNGKATIYEFDAEPYGVHLYHCHIAPVTRHIAKGLYGMFIIDPPKPRPPADEIVLIMSGYDINDDNRNEYYAFNGMPHHYMHHPIQIYQNQLIRVYVLNIIEFDPAVTFHLHANFFNVYRFGMTMTPSEKTDVLTMGVAERHILEFAFRYPGKYMFHPHQDAIAESGCMGQFEVIAEKDSQKPVNKS from the coding sequence ATGTCTGACAACTTTACTTTCAGTAAAGATAAAATTTGGAGTCGTCGCCAATTGCTACAACTGGGATTATCCGGCGCTGGAGTCATTGGTGCGGGAGCAATTTGGCAGATATTGAATGTCAAAAATCATGCCAGTGTCAGAATCCCACCAATGGAAATGGCAGCATCTAATGGTGCTACTAACCCCATGCAGGTGTTACGAGAGTTTGATTATGGGACAGTTAAGCAGGAAAATGGGCGTACAGTCCGCGAATTTCAGCTAACTGCTGGTACTTCCACCATTCAGCTTAATAGTGCTGTCTCCTACAACATTTGGGATTTAAATGGGCGGATTCCTGGACCAACACTCCGGGCTAAAGAAGGGGAAAGAATAAGAATACTTTTTCTCAACAATGCTGGACATTCCCATTCTCTGCATTTTCACGGAGTTCATCCCGCTGAAATGGATGGAATAAAACCTGTGGGTAATGGTAAAGCGACTATATACGAATTTGATGCCGAACCCTATGGCGTTCATTTGTATCATTGTCACATTGCTCCGGTTACTCGTCATATTGCTAAAGGTTTATATGGGATGTTTATTATTGACCCTCCTAAACCCCGTCCTCCTGCTGATGAAATTGTTTTAATCATGTCTGGGTATGACATAAATGATGATAATCGCAATGAATATTATGCTTTTAATGGTATGCCGCATCATTATATGCACCATCCCATTCAGATTTATCAAAATCAGTTGATTCGGGTCTATGTTTTGAATATTATTGAATTTGATCCCGCTGTGACATTTCACCTTCACGCTAACTTCTTCAATGTTTATCGTTTCGGTATGACAATGACTCCCAGTGAAAAAACCGATGTTTTAACAATGGGTGTCGCAGAAAGGCACATTTTAGAGTTTGCTTTTCGCTATCCAGGAAAATATATGTTTCATCCTCACCAAGATGCAATCGCTGAAAGTGGGTGTATGGGACAGTTTGAAGTAATCGCGGAAAAAGATTCCCAAAAACCGGTCAATAAATCCTGA
- a CDS encoding Uma2 family endonuclease: MQTTESPLQLRLWTVDEYHRMAEAGIFEPSERVELLEGKIIWMIAKGTAHRSAVGRTYKLLENRIGHKACIAIQDPVKLNERSEPEPDIAVVKIDPLDYADHHPTPTEIYLIIEVADSSLKLDTEIKAKAYSQAGIKDYWVLDVVKRELIVFRNPTTEGYQNQEIITEHQNISPLDFPDLEIVVSQMLPLV; this comes from the coding sequence ATGCAAACCACAGAATCTCCCTTACAATTGCGGCTGTGGACTGTTGATGAATACCACAGAATGGCTGAAGCAGGAATATTTGAACCAAGTGAACGGGTAGAATTATTAGAGGGGAAAATAATCTGGATGATTGCTAAAGGAACAGCCCACCGTTCAGCAGTAGGAAGAACATATAAGTTGTTGGAAAATAGAATTGGTCATAAAGCTTGCATAGCTATTCAAGACCCTGTAAAATTAAATGAAAGGTCTGAACCAGAACCAGATATTGCTGTAGTGAAAATAGATCCGCTAGACTATGCAGATCATCATCCTACCCCAACAGAAATTTATTTAATTATCGAAGTTGCAGATAGTAGTTTAAAACTAGATACAGAAATCAAAGCTAAAGCTTATTCTCAAGCAGGAATTAAGGATTATTGGGTATTAGATGTAGTGAAACGCGAATTAATTGTATTTAGAAATCCCACAACAGAAGGTTATCAAAATCAAGAAATTATCACAGAACATCAAAACATATCTCCTTTAGATTTTCCTGATTTAGAAATTGTAGTTTCCCAGATGCTACCTCTTGTCTAA